In Polyodon spathula isolate WHYD16114869_AA chromosome 23, ASM1765450v1, whole genome shotgun sequence, the DNA window AAATTCATGACTGTATGGTAATGAATCTTACCTActttttcttataaaaagttcAATAATCACTGACAGTTTCCACTCAAGCTAGCCAGTCAGCCTAGATAAATTGAAGATTACGGCTGGATCCATATCCTATATTGAGAAGGGTGTAACCATTCTACACAATACAAGATACGTAGCTAGAGCTAATGTTTTCGAGTTTCCTGTAGATCTAGTCTCTTCTCAATAAGCTATGATGAAAAAGGCAGAAGATAACAAGAACGAGTGCTGGCAGGTGGCATTATTAATTTCTACTCTTATACCGGTAATTCAAACtctaagaaaaagaaaaaactgcctGTTAGCATTGTCCTATAGCAATGCTTCTGTGTTGACAGAATATTTCCTTTCCCACTGGTTTGCTTACAGATTAACAGTATTAACCCTTCTGAGCATTGagatgtcactgctggattactaTCCTCCCATACTGTGTGTTAGCACAGCTTGACTCAAGTTGACGTGGGTTTTCCTTACACCTCAGAATCTATGTCTTACATTGTTTTTGCGACAGGCCTCTGTTGTGCAAATGGAAAAACTTGATCAAACTTGATAAAACTTTCCATCTGCTAAAAGATGTTCCTTTCTCTGAAACCTGGCTGCCTGAGCAAATGATTCATGTACTGTAGGTTATGGGAACCTAGTTTATCACAGTACTGACACCGGCATGGCTGAGTCTACGTCCTGAAACATGGCAAGACACTCGTCCATAATTAATGCATCAATTATCAGCTGTTCCTTTTCTTCAGTAGCGATCCAGGTTAATATAGCACCTTTTTAAGTCCTTTAAAGTAGAGTTAGGCTTTCTTCCAAGTATATTGAATTGTTGGGGTGTTTCAGCTGGATGTTACTTGAGAGCTGGTATTTTCAAGTTCTTTGCTCCCCTTTCTCCTTCTAAACCAGCTATCTcagcaaaataaacagtgtttctCATCAGTCAGCATTGCTAAGGTGAAGAAGTTAAGCTTGCATAATAGCTGAAATTCCCAAATATGTACAATGGCTCTTTGCCCATTTTTATGTTTgttgtatgactttttttttttttttttttttaatgattcctaaATACTTCATTCACATTTCTGTTTGTCTATATTTTATTGGTACTGAAATCTtatatgaagtgtttttttttttttgtgcaatttcTAGGATACTGCTATGTATAGAATTGAATGTGTAGTAAGGCTGCCTTTATTCCCTTTAGCCTCTGGGACAACACTGAATGTGGTCAAGTCACTTAATGACTTTAGTTCTTTTCTCTGCATTCAGAAATCAGGATAGAGAAAGTTTTTCTTTTCTCATGATTTCTCTTCAAGCCAGGTCTGTGACAGTGAACCTGTGACAACACAGTTCCCATCCAGATTTTTGCAGTGTACAGAATCTGTAATAGCAGTGCGTCACACAGACAAGGTGCCGCTCATTTACACCTCTGCACAGTTAATGTCAAAGACAGACCCGCCCCCCCCATGTCtaatacaacacagtacagtaGATAGCTCTGTGATTGTTTCCTGGGATGTTTGCCAAAGATCCACAAGCCTTATATATGGATTGACCATTACATCCACAAGCCTTGTATATGGATAAGACATTATTAAAAGTTATGTTTTGGTTGTCtttaaaaacttaattaaaagtTTTCCTTTTCCTGTTCCTTACGCTACACTCCCCTCTGGTGGTGACTCCTGGCACAGtagttttaaatgttgttttaagttAATTCTTCACCCCATCAAACAGAACAGAATTAAGAATGGATCTGAAACCTGATTAAAATGAGGTTTTAACAATGGGGTTTTAAGAAAGGTTCAGAATACAGAGGGCTATTGGTAAACAGTGGCTTTATTGAAGGCAATATGTCTGAAACAGGTTCCTCACACAGTGCCCTAAAATGGCACTCGACATGCTCAAGGAGGCTCTCTGCTGGGGAAGACAGAGAACTGTACGAACACATAATAAACAAGTcgatttttattcattttggcTAATTAAAAGAATGCCTTAGAAAACCAAAGTCATACAGTAAACAAAAGTAACTCAATTGCACTTATCATTTTGTTTGACTTCAACTTCATTTATacccagtataaaaaaaaatattaaaacaaaaaaaaaaaacctgaaatgtctacAAATGCAAAAGCAGCTCAGAAGATGCGATTTTGACCTCAGTGTGTTCAGTTTGAAATGACCAGCACACCCcagctttaataaaacatttttttaaaagctgcttaaTGTTTGTACGCTGCTCAACATTAGTGTGCACACTTTCAAGGAAGCATATACCCACTGTAAGTGCAGTTTTGGGGGTTACTGGAAAGGGTTGAGCAATGTACACCCCTGTGACAAATAGCAGCCAGTTTCagtaaaatgtctattttttgtgaatatatatatatatatacaacacatatacacacacacacacacacacacatacatatatatatatatatatatatatatatatatataatatatatatatatatatatatatatcactaagAATCCGATCAACAGGTTTATTGCTgaataatgtaaagtaaaaacaagcaaggcatgtttttgtaatgttttattcttggcattttattttaaaaatgatgatTCAACAACAAATTATTTGTctattttttccaaaataaaccCAGCTTTATCAATCTTTGTATCTTATGTACAGGGAGCATTAATAGCTTTGTCAGACATGTACGAGTGCAGGAGTGTGTGCGATGATGAGGGGGGTCACTTCAAGAAACTAcaagtttttaatacatacaccaCCAACATAAAATACCACAAACAAAGTACTTTCAATCAAGAACTAATTTAAACTTCCACAGGTTTATGTTTAACACCCCTTATGGGGTTAGCCCCAAAACTGATTTGGTTTGTCAACACACTACTTCAATTACTACATAAactagaaacaaataaaataaatcagacatTTCTTTtgcagggatgggtttaattAACTGGGTCTTCAGaagactttctttcttttttaaatacagaaactgGCTTAATCAAGTGTCCATCAGATTACAGCCCtcggatttcattattttttacaaacacagATCAGTTCTAATACCAGCCAGAGGCAGTGGGTAATAATAAGCTACTGTAATCAGCTCCCTCTCTATTCTCTTATTGCAATTTATCCACCATCTGAACTTttcaagaacttttttttttttttttaaggtaaccTTTCTGTGCCTGTAGTTCACAAAGGTATGAAATGTACTATTTTACAGCTCCTTCTATGGTATCAGAGATGACAACATCAAAACCAGTCTTGAGGACACAGCACAAAGTCAGTTTGTCATTGAGAGACTACAAACTTCTGGATGTTAATACATGCTAAATAACCCAACTGTTGTTTTCACAATACTTATGAATCAAAGGCTCCTGCAAGGCGAGTAAACCAATGGGTAAAATTGTGAAGATAAATTAATTGATATGTACAGTATGCCTCCCAAAGTCTACTTTTGAAACTCAGAAACAATCCCAGACATTAAAGGGTTAACAACTACAATTGTGCAAACTTGAAAACTCCAAATTGATTTCTTGATACATCCCATGAGCACTGCATGCCTAAGTAATTTACTGATGGTAAGTCCTTGCAATTGCTACACTGGAACAACAACAAACCAATTCTTTCCATCCTGTCTTAATTTGCGATACCGGAGCCCAACTGCtgaaaataaagatttgtttGATTGTAATACTTTGTGGGTTttctcaaatatgtatttttgagatttgaTTTAGTTTTCCCAAAATGGCACAGGTAAGAAAGAAGACTGCATGGACTGCAAAAGAAAAGGTGCCCTTGTTGGGAGCTGGCGTTGAAGCCTGAATGCAGAAAGTTATTAAATCGATATAGGTTTTGGTAGTAATTGGGAATTATATGGATTAGCTCATATGGTGGAGGTTTTTTCCAAGTCTTGCACATGTAGGTTAAGGTTTCAAATAGCAATGGTAGAAAACATTTTAAGCAAACTGCACTACAATTCTTTATTTGTACCATAGATGGGCAAAGCCATGGCAGCACACCAAGgctctttataaaaatgtactagTCAAAAACCTCACGGGTGTGACCAGTGTCCAATTCATTTCCATTGGACTTCCCTGGATTTTGAATGGGTATGTGCTGCTAGCTAGGGGAATCTCTGATGCATGTGCCCATGCTTTGACTCAAACTCCACTCCAGACACCCTACAGTTCTGTTGTACCATCTGAGCTACTCAAAACTACCTGTCCTTTGCAtgttggaaaaaataaacaaaaacaaagcaaaaataaaaggctggcttgttttctatttttcagcagtactgtacagtatagagcCATGACTTGAAGTTCTACTGGCAGTAAATGAACAGCCACAGTACTCCACCTTATTCTGTAGAGAAATCCCAAGCTAATCCATATCTCTCCAAGTTTGTTTTGCATAGAGGCTTTTGGACTCCACTTCCTGCTGCAGAAAACATAATGATTACAACAAACGTGGGAAGATTATATGATGGAAAAAAGGCAACGACAACATAGTAAGTGTTAAATATTAAACAAGTTTCCattttatactatatattatgAATTTCCTGTAACACACAGGCATTCCTTCACAGTAACAGTCAAGCCCCTATGGGCTTGCATcaagtatataataaaaaatttaaaaaaaaatttaaggtCAAGTTGACAAACAACTTGTGCCTTCATCCGtgtaactgtatattttttacttaaacaaTTACATACAAAACTTTCAGTTCATTGCTCACTTCCTTCAGTTCAAGGCCAACTGGGTGTGAGAGGAATTCAGAGGTCTAAAATTAAATTGGTAGTACAGTAGTACAATATATCAAGAAGCTTGGGTTGAGAAAGGTGCCTCAGCCCAGTCAAGGCAAAAAGAAAGCTCAAGAAATCCAGTGTAATGATTTACCATGGTTTCTGCGAAGTACCAAACAGCAGATAGGCAAGCTTGTAAAACTGTGTTACTGTGCAGATAACTTCATGGATGTTATGGTAAAGATTATGCTTGCAAAAGAAGCtgcattttttgttcttgttactGCAAATGTAAAATTAGTGTCAATGGGTTCTCAAGTTGAATTCAAGAGTATACATCTTGTACATACCAGAGATTTTAATAGTATAACTGCAAGCTGATGTGTACAAATGGTTACCCAAAATTTTAATGGAGGTTACTTCTTACATTAAATCAACAAATGTGAGATGGGTCTGGAAATACACTTTAGCTGAAGGTTGTGAATACAGCTCAATTTGCCCTGCAAGTAAAATAATTTGAGTCTcctgacagttttcaaaacaggcAGGAAAGTCTGGTAACAGTATCAGGTAAGCATGAAGATTATTTGCTTGGCTTCCTTGGTAATGACATCCCCTAAAGGACATGAAGATCCAATACCCAACTTTCACAAGTGCCTAGAGTAGTATGCGTCCTATCGATACACCAGGTGAGAGATGGAGCTGCATTTGTAGTTAAGATGGTTGTTCGGCACAAAATTATGGTGTGCATTCTTACGTCCACAGAAGTCTTTAGCATAGAGGGTCATGCAACTGTCACAGGACACTTTGGAGCAGTGCAGACATGTGTGGGAGGCACCTGGCTTGTTACAGAACCCGCAGCGCGAGCCATTGCTACCGCTGCTGGCGGTGCTCAACTTACTGGGGAAAAGCTTGGGGTTGGACTGGGGCCTGTCTGGGAGTTGGGCCTGAGTGGGAGTGCTGGAATAGACGTACAACTTCTCTTTACCAGATAAGTACCCCTCGCTGGGACGCGAAACCTTGGGGAAGTCCTGGAGCCCACAGCATGGGGAGTGCTCTTCTGCGTGGCAACTAGGACACAGGATCATATCGCACTTCTGGCAGGCGATAACACTGGTGCTGCCCACACCACAGCCCTGGCACTTCACATTAACAGATGGGGCAGCGGGACTCTTGCCTCCCCAGTTGTCTCTAGGTTCCCTGCTCGGCTGCTTCGAAGGCAGACGATAGCCGCCACCTCGGTCTGTGTAGAGATCGATTTCATCAAGAGAGGACAGGTGGTAGGAAGAGTATGAGGAAAGAGGGGGAGGCTCTGTAGGAGCAGATGTGACAGGAAAGAAATCAGCCAAAGGGCTGTAAGCAGGTCCTGTTGCAGACAGCAGAGAGGGTGCAGGTCTAATGATCTCATCctgctggtcctcctctgcatcCACAAAGAGAGGCTCCTTGCGGAGGCTGAGCGTGGTCATCAGAACCGGCTTGCTGGAGGGCTGCCAGTGACCTGCACCATCTGTCACGTCCATCGATTTGTAGGGCCGATCTGCTCGCTGCTTCAGGTAGGCCCGCTCACACTCAGGCCGGCGCACACTAAGCCGGGACACCTCCCCTGTCAAGGCCTCTCTGCGACGCAGGATGTCAGCACAGCCTCTGGCATCTTCGCGACTGACTCGACGTATCTCAACAGCCTCCACCGCCATGTCTAAAGAGCCCCCACCCGCTTGTGCCACCAGCTCCTTCAGCAAGCGGCACTCCATCTGTGCCAGGAACAGCTCAAAGGCCAGCTGGCGTAGCTGAGCTATCCCACCACTAGGCTCTCGGGCATGGAACTGTAGCTCCTGGTCTCGCGAGTAACCCATGGAGCGCAGCAAGGAGCGAAGGTCTGAGTCACACAAAGCTGACTGCAGGCAGTACACATAAGGGCCAGTGAAAGTCTAGAAGTGACAAAggggaagaaataaaaatacatttttaaagtgccAGCGCAAGAACAGGTCTTAGCAAAAGAGGGAGGATTGCTAAAGGTCAGTTTGCATTAAACAACTGACGGTGATTGCTGTAAGCAATGAATTATTACTGAATTTGTTACTGAAGTTACTGACAGACTTGCACACATACAAGTTACTCCTTCCCATTTTTCTCTGTAGGTTTGATTCTTGTGaaaccatttttaaacatttgattgaCATTCCTTGGCTCTAAACACTAGTTCACCCTCTATAGTTTTTCAGCTTTTATAGGCAGCCGGTCTCCACATTTTCCCCAACAGACCAACTTGTCTCCCACTCCCTGAACTTCAACCATTAGGAAATCCTGCCTCCCAATCCCTTCTCTCTAACCACAAGGCTACTTTgcttcaattttatttttgctgtgcaGTACCACCACATACCTTAATGGAGCGGAACTCTTTTTTCCAAGGGTAGAGCAAAAGGTTGGTGCAGATTGTTTCCAGTGTATTAAAGGCTGTCTCCAGCCCTTGCAAGCTGGAGCTTCTCAGTGTGCGCAGTGCATTCTCTGACACTTCATAGAAGCGAACCAGCTGGAAACGGTGAGCTGGATCGACCTGGTGGAGACTAAGTAGTGCTGTGGCGGCCGAGCAAAGACCGGCCTCGCCCACCCCTTGCTGctgtcctcctcttcctccccccaCCTCCAGCCGACACTCCAGAGATTGCACATACTTCTTCAATAGGTCCTCTCGCAGCTTTGAATCCATTAGGGACACCAGAGATGGTCACTGCACACCTCTCATAGTCGGCCGGATTCTCTGCCTATGAATAACTTCATTCAGCAAGAATCTATGGTGTATTCCACTGGCAATGATGAATATTCCAATAGGCCTCTGGACAAATCGACAAGGTCACAAAGTTCAGGAGGCTACCTCTGTAATCACTGACAAGCATAAGCGAAAGAACAGATATATATGAAGATATGTATTAATTAGTAAGACAGGCCAGCCTACTGCAGGACAACATCAGCTGCAagagacaagaaaaaaaatagtaggTCTGTAAATATTATTcttattctgttgttttttttttctattctgtactatttattattattattattattattattattattattgattactTGTGGTTCTTGCATGTTTTCTTTTCCCCTGTGCAGCataccaaaaagaaaaaatgcacttAATTTGTAACTATAATATAATCCTGTCGTGCTAGACACAGGCTATAAGATGGATATTTACAAACGATGATGTTAGGAAGCACACAGAATCATCTACCATAACACTGTGATTCTACCATGCCAGGCCAGCAAGATGCATCTAGAAAGACATTCTGGATGGAAAAATTCAAAGTAATTTGGAGGACACAGAAGCACCAGCCAAAGGAGTCCCCACTATACAGTAAGCCCTATCCTGGCTGAAACTACTGTAGCATATAACAGCTGAAGGCAGCTGTTAATTGCCAGTTAATCCATTTGCTTCAAGACAACAAGTCAAGTGAGGGGTCAGCTCATGATTGCCATACTGGCAGGCATTGTTGCGTCTAATGCTTATACCTATACATGGATATACTAGTATATCTACTCCTTGTAACGAAGGAATGTAGGCAGCCCATAGATAGGCAAGCTAAGTATTATTCACAGTACAAACCCCTCAATCACTGTACGGATGCGATACTCTCTCTGTTTGCCAAGTTATTTTCCGCCTCGCACTGAATAGGACAGTCGGGGAGACgccaataataatagtaataataataataataataataataatgtctcgtTTAATTTTCCTTTGATATTACTGCAGCTCTGTTATAGAACCAACAATCTGCACGTTGATATGCAGTAGcaattctgtatttttaaattatatcacCTCTACAAAGTGACAGCAGCAACAGAGGGACAGGTTCCGGTTGTCAGTCCTTTTCATTCCCAGACACTGGGGGGAGAGACCCACTCATCCAAACAATTCAACAGCGACGAGCAATCAATAATGTGCGGTAGCTGTTCCGATCCCTCatttttaaccaaaacaaaactcgctattttaaatgcttggtttGCCTCCCTCGGGCCCCACCAGTAAATACACCTCGCtgaatacacacaccgctcaaacaAACCCTTCAGAAATATAAAATGGACTCTGAAAAACACACGCCCTGGTCCTGAGACTATGGCTCCTACAAGCCCGTTTTTGGAAAGTTGGCCACATTTCGCTAGAACGAGAGAAGCTGTTTTCAGGAGACGCCAGACTACACTCAGCACCTTACCTTCGCCTTCTGCTGGAAATTCCCAATACCTCTCTACGCATGCGTGCGCCGGAAACCCTCGGCAGCGCGCTCCACGAAACAGCCAACGGGAACGCGCATGTCGAAAAAGTTTAACTACAGCACTAATCTCTTGAGCTTCTAGTATTGCTAAACCCGTAATTATTAtagccattcaaaatgattttaataaCGATCTTCTAACTGTAGGCACAAATCTAATAGCAATTCTATGATAACTaaaaacgattattattattattattattattattattattattgaaatgaaaatacataagtACGGGAAAACACACCATCTACTGAAAACagaaaggtagttttaaaccctTATGGAAAGTTGTCCAATGGTCTAAATAACCATGATTTCTGCGCCATTTATTTGCCCTGGGTATAGCCATTCTGAAGCCTCGGTAGGAACAGAGTTGTCAAgacaacaaaaagcaaaaatgtctTAAGATgccacatgtaacacaatactGTCTCAAACCAGAAGTGGGATTAGTAGCACTCCACCAGTGAGTGCCAAGTATTCTCTCTGCCTGGTGCCGTCGCCATCGCTCCTCCTTCAGCCGGTTTGACGCTCTGACGCTAGAATATTTTGTACACGGAAAAGGCAGATCAGAAAGCAATCGGTAGTGAGAAATGGCGATGTTTCGGGGCTTGGACTCAGGGCTGAAAAAGACCAGCGGCGCAGAAGGCGAGAGGGACATATCAGAATTCGTCTGCCCCGTATGCCTTGAGATATACGATCGCCCTATGACCACACAATGTGGTCACACGTGAGTGAACACATttgatcctatttttttttttctttttgccctCAGTAATGTGTTTCTATTTcggtagttttgtttttattatcatcaaTTCAGACTCTGTCTTCAGTGAATTCGGGTTGAATAGATTATGCTTAAAATTATCTAACAAAATCGTTGCACGCCGATTTTAAGAACGCTGTgcatattcttcttttttttttttaaatgtttattaataatgaCAGGTCACCTGTTAAAAATAATCAGTATTTGGTACTTTCGCTTTTTGTTTACATGAGGAGCGATGTTGCACgatgggatttgtagtttatGGGAACTCTTAATGACATAAAATGGATAGTAAGTAAATGGTCTGTAGGACTACATGTCACAGACATCATTGCCAGCGTTTTGTTATGCTCATTAACTTTCAATTCCCCGTTTACCTACATGAAACACGAGGTTTCTGTTCCAGGTTATGGGTTTAACTAGTTATAAAAGCATATACATTGTGGATAACCATACTTacattttgctatatatatatatatatatatatatatatatatatatatatatatatatatatatatatatatatatatatatatatatatatatatatatatatatatatatatatatatatatatatatatatatatatttcgaatATAAATTTTTGTTTACAAACAAATGTTGCCTCTTTATCTATGCAAAATAGACAATATTGAAAaaatttgttatattattttaatttttttttttttttttttttatgtatgtatttaataatatttattattgttaataatattatattttcaaaatctCACAGTCCAAGACAGCCTGTATTAGTTTGCTATAAATTATCTCGTTTTGAAAGCTGGGATGTCCTACCCGCCAACTTTGTGGTGTGGATGTGGGTAGCAGGGCTGTCAAAAACCGGCTAGGCCAAGTAATACAGAGAATGAGGGCTTTGAGAGTGTGGGCAACTAACAACACTATTCAGAACTCCAAAATAGGGATGCCATTGTGGTCAAGGTTTATATTTCCAAAATAACGAGCTGAGACTGTCTAGGGCAGAGGTGCCTAATTCCTTTCCTCAGGGTGCAGTGTCCTCCAGGTTTTCTGggtatcattaaataataaactgaaggagGTTTTGTTGGTTCATTTGGGTAATTTTAGGGTACTGTGAAAAaggcagatttaaaatgtaaaggtggTTAGAATCCAAATGTTTTACAATGGCCGACAAACAACACAGTTTGTACACAGGgtatgttcttttctttgtttcgCTTTTCAGTATATAGTTCAGTGTTTTACAAATCTTTTGGATAAGGTGCTGTCATATGTAACCTCCCGGTATATATTTTTCATAGTACTCAACAAAAATGGGACagggttttgtttagtttttttttctcccttaacAACACCATCATCCTATGAATGTATAGAAGCAGATATGTGCAAGGTGATGGTATGCAGCATGTTTCCCATTCTCTCATCTCTAACACTGTGTCCACGTTGATTCTTACTGACTCTTACCACTAAGCCTGCCCGCCTCTAAAACCACCCGCTCATAATCCGAAGATTATGTTGCTTCTCTGCCAGTGCACGTTCCAGACCCATTGCCAGAAGGACTGCAGCACACTGCGCATTGGGCATGTTATACAGTATTATCCCCATGGCAATGGCCACATAAAAAAATCCCTTTGAGTTTCTATCACTGAAAACACCTTGTATTCACCATAGGTGCAGCCCTGTGGCACAGTGTTGCTTCACTTCCCACCCACCCCCAATAGTGATGCTTCTTGCTTTTGCTCCTCCTAGGTTCTGCTCGAGCTGTCTGCAGGAGTGCCTGCGTCCTCAGAAGCCAGTGTGTGCCGTGTGCCGGACTGCACTCACCAAGTGGACAGCCTCTGTCGGGCTGGAGGCCCACATTCAGAACTCCCAGGGGACCTGCAAGGGCTGTCGTGCACAGGTGAGCACCCCTGACAACCGCATGTAATAGGCACTGACTGCACACCGTCATACACAAATACATAACAGCTTCGGCGCAAGGCAGTGGCACAGGGAGATTTCAGTGCAGCACATTCTGGAGAGAAAGGTTTGGTGTTTACAATAATAGGTTTAACCTGTAATTCTAGTCTGGTTGTTCCTCGACAGGTGTACTTGTCCCAGATGCGCAGTCACACTGCAGCCTGCCCCAAGTTTCAGGAGTACATCATGGAAGGGGTCAGCACAACTGCCAAATCACAGCCTTCCCGACTCAGGTATagagcagctttttaaaaagatttattttaaacgtgtgttttgtatttgcaattgCAGGTGACTCACAAtaagctatatttaaaaaaatcctgtCCCTTCTCTTGCAGCGCTGTGCCAAACCGCTTCACCTTCACCTGCCCATACTGTGGCTTCCAGAACCTAGATCAGGAGGGGCTAGTGGAACACTGCAATGCCCAGCACTCACGTGACCCACGCCAGGTGGTGAGTGAGCCCAGGTCGAGGGCTTCCTTTCATTACATCCTTTAAATACAGTGGCACCGAAACctatgtattgtgtgtattgttcCCAAGGTGTGTCCAATCTGTGCTTCGATGCCATGGGGAGACCCAAACTACAAGAGCGCCAACTTCTTCCAGCACTTAAAGATGCGCCACACTTTCTCATACGATACTTTTGTGGTATGcaattttcattcattttaattcaggattttttaaatgcactagGTTTCTGTAGCTCTGATGGATTACGCAGTGTCGCTCTGTGAGTCTGTGGGCTGCAAATCGATGCCAGTTTCCTTTCATTCTATGCTGCATTCCTGAGAGTAGCAGAGTATCTCTTTCACACCCCCTGTCTCTCTTCAGGACTATTCTGCAGACGAGCACGCTATGATGCAAGAGGCTCTTCAGCGCTCCATGCTGGACAACTAGCCATCtacagggggcagtgtggtgtcTCGGATAACCAGTGCTGGCAGGGTTGTCATGTACTGCGAAGGGAGCGGGATTCCTACTTGCTTCACAGCACTGTTCAATAAAGAGATCAATACAAACTGCATTGCAACCTATTCCCTTCCTGTTCCTTTGGGGGACAGACATAAAAGAACGGGTACGTGTTTTGCCCTTTTCACTGTCTTACCATTATTAcaaggcatttaaataggacctACCCCTCTGAGCATGCAACCTTGTTTGCACACACTCTCTGCTTCCGATGCAGGGGCAAGGCAACGGATACAGTGTGTACGGTATTGGTCTGAAGGATAAAGACTGTTAAAGAGCGTGTGCAATCAGCGTGTATGTTTGTTTGGATAAGGTCACAAAATTGAGGACGTCTTAGAATCAGAATAATTATAAGTTGATGACCGTCTGCCTGGTGATGACTGGATACCTTAGGCAGACTAGGTTTGTTGAGAAAAGATGTACAACAGCATGTTCAGTGCAACTGAAGGGCAAAGACTCTTCTTGGTAGAGGTGAAGCAGTGAGGAAGAATGTATTGTGACAGTGTGAGGATCAAGAACAAAGGTTCTGAAGATAACAAAGCCCACTGAAAAATCCCATTGAGATAACATTATAATATCAGTGTAGTACTGTGTCCTGAAAGAACACTAGCACGCACATGGATTAAGTTGCAATACTTCACTGCAGACTCTGGCTGATGTGCTACCAGAGTCTGTATTAGTTGATACCATTGTGATTCTATACCTAAATGTGTTACCACTGTGGTTTATAGCATTGTAGCTGCCCTTTGCTTCCATTGTCTCTTACTACAGAACCATTGCGTGTCCATTGAAGATTATT includes these proteins:
- the spata2 gene encoding spermatogenesis-associated protein 2: MDSKLREDLLKKYVQSLECRLEVGGGRGGQQQGVGEAGLCSAATALLSLHQVDPAHRFQLVRFYEVSENALRTLRSSSLQGLETAFNTLETICTNLLLYPWKKEFRSIKTFTGPYVYCLQSALCDSDLRSLLRSMGYSRDQELQFHAREPSGGIAQLRQLAFELFLAQMECRLLKELVAQAGGGSLDMAVEAVEIRRVSREDARGCADILRRREALTGEVSRLSVRRPECERAYLKQRADRPYKSMDVTDGAGHWQPSSKPVLMTTLSLRKEPLFVDAEEDQQDEIIRPAPSLLSATGPAYSPLADFFPVTSAPTEPPPLSSYSSYHLSSLDEIDLYTDRGGGYRLPSKQPSREPRDNWGGKSPAAPSVNVKCQGCGVGSTSVIACQKCDMILCPSCHAEEHSPCCGLQDFPKVSRPSEGYLSGKEKLYVYSSTPTQAQLPDRPQSNPKLFPSKLSTASSGSNGSRCGFCNKPGASHTCLHCSKVSCDSCMTLYAKDFCGRKNAHHNFVPNNHLNYKCSSISHLVYR
- the LOC121298000 gene encoding E3 ubiquitin-protein ligase RNF114-like, with the protein product MAMFRGLDSGLKKTSGAEGERDISEFVCPVCLEIYDRPMTTQCGHTFCSSCLQECLRPQKPVCAVCRTALTKWTASVGLEAHIQNSQGTCKGCRAQVYLSQMRSHTAACPKFQEYIMEGVSTTAKSQPSRLSAVPNRFTFTCPYCGFQNLDQEGLVEHCNAQHSRDPRQVVCPICASMPWGDPNYKSANFFQHLKMRHTFSYDTFVDYSADEHAMMQEALQRSMLDN